One segment of Verrucomicrobiota bacterium DNA contains the following:
- a CDS encoding type II toxin-antitoxin system RelE/ParE family toxin: protein MDYQIVWTESAQEDLKQLVSFIAADDPVSAERFGLGLVDHVEQASQQPWSGRKIPELNIEALRELIYSPYRIIYEILDDEKLVYVIRVWHAARGEPKID, encoded by the coding sequence ATGGATTACCAAATAGTTTGGACCGAATCTGCCCAAGAGGATCTGAAGCAACTGGTGAGTTTCATCGCCGCAGACGATCCTGTTTCGGCGGAACGATTTGGTCTCGGACTTGTAGATCATGTTGAGCAGGCTTCCCAACAGCCATGGAGTGGAAGAAAAATTCCAGAACTGAATATTGAAGCCCTGAGAGAACTGATATATTCCCCCTACCGGATCATTTATGAAATCTTGGATGATGAGAAATTAGTTTATGTTATCCGTGTTTGGCATGCGGCCCGAGGAGAGCCTAAAATCGACTAG
- the deoA gene encoding thymidine phosphorylase, which yields MFADDMNYLPQEIIRKKRDGHSLTWAEINFFASGIGDNSITEGQIAAFAMAVFFQGLTMDERIALTLAMRDSGDVLSWDALNLNGPIIDKHSTGGVGDLVSLILGPLLAACGAYVPMISGRGLGHTGGTLDKLESIPNYNPFPDNELFRSTVRDVGVAIIGQTGNLAPADKRFYATRDVTGTVESIDLITASILSKKLAAGLDALVMDVKVGQGAFMPSYEASRELAQSIADVATGAGTPTTALLTDMNQCLASSAGNAVEVRETLSFLKNEHRNPRLETVVFSLCAEVLETCGLVASKKDAFERMDGHINSGLAAELFGKMASALGGPSDFVERSSTYLPEAKVVRPVYADTSGVVIGMDTRGIGMLVVAMGGGRTKAADAIDHSVGLDQIPSIGSRVNKEVPLAMIHASSEADFEMAKVAIKNAIRVGDKQEGEVVEIYERICPQTRIQ from the coding sequence ATGTTTGCTGATGATATGAACTACCTTCCTCAAGAAATCATTCGAAAGAAGCGCGATGGCCATTCACTGACCTGGGCCGAAATTAATTTTTTTGCCAGCGGTATAGGAGACAATTCCATTACAGAAGGTCAGATCGCCGCTTTCGCAATGGCGGTCTTTTTTCAGGGGCTTACGATGGACGAGCGAATCGCGCTGACGTTGGCGATGCGCGATTCGGGAGATGTACTTTCCTGGGATGCACTGAACCTAAACGGGCCGATCATCGATAAACATTCCACAGGCGGAGTTGGAGATTTGGTGTCCCTCATCTTGGGTCCACTCCTGGCCGCATGCGGCGCATATGTGCCGATGATTTCCGGACGTGGTCTGGGCCATACGGGAGGCACCTTGGACAAGCTGGAATCCATCCCCAACTATAATCCTTTCCCGGATAATGAATTATTTCGGAGCACGGTGCGCGACGTGGGAGTTGCCATCATAGGCCAGACCGGAAATCTGGCCCCTGCGGACAAACGTTTTTATGCAACCCGCGATGTAACCGGAACGGTTGAGTCGATCGACCTTATAACCGCATCCATTCTTTCCAAAAAATTAGCCGCTGGTCTCGATGCTCTGGTGATGGACGTAAAAGTAGGACAGGGAGCTTTTATGCCAAGCTATGAGGCATCCAGGGAACTGGCCCAAAGTATAGCCGATGTGGCGACAGGAGCTGGTACTCCTACGACTGCCTTGCTGACGGATATGAATCAATGCCTGGCGTCGAGTGCAGGTAACGCCGTCGAAGTGAGGGAAACGCTTTCATTCTTAAAAAACGAGCACCGGAATCCTCGCCTTGAAACCGTCGTATTTTCTCTCTGCGCAGAAGTATTGGAAACCTGCGGACTGGTTGCTTCGAAGAAAGACGCATTTGAACGTATGGATGGACATATCAACTCGGGTCTAGCCGCTGAACTATTTGGCAAGATGGCGAGTGCCTTGGGCGGACCTTCCGATTTTGTTGAACGGTCTTCCACCTACTTGCCAGAAGCGAAAGTCGTGCGTCCTGTATATGCTGATACCAGTGGAGTAGTCATCGGCATGGATACGCGAGGCATTGGCATGTTGGTTGTGGCTATGGGTGGTGGCCGTACCAAGGCTGCCGATGCCATCGACCATAGTGTAGGTCTCGACCAGATCCCAAGTATTGGATCTCGTGTTAATAAGGAGGTCCCGCTGGCCATGATCCATGCCTCATCCGAAGCGGACTTCGAAATGGCGAAAGTGGCGATCAAGAATGCGATCCGAGTGGGTGATAAACAAGAGGGTGAAGTAGTAGAAATTTACGAAAGAATTTGTCCTCAAACAAGAATCCAATGA
- a CDS encoding NupC/NupG family nucleoside CNT transporter translates to MNALISLLGMVVLIGIALLFSSNRKAIKLRTVSVAFGLQFCIGGVVLFWDKGKQALEAIAFGVQQVINYSQDGLDFLLGGLVSDKMFELFGGLGFIFAFRVLPVIIFFSSLIAVLYHLKIMQIVIKILGGALQKMLGTSRAESMSAAANIFVGQTEAPLVVRPYIANMTRSELFAIMCGGVASIAGSVLAGFANMGVELKYLIAACFMAAPGGLLFAKLLIPETETPNDAVLPSVSEDLPANVFDAAATGASSGLKLAANVGAMLLAFIALIALVNGMVGGVANWFGYPDLTLQIILGTVFAPLAWVIGVPWPEAFHAGSFIGQKIILNEFVAYGDFVQVQETLLPRTKVIVTFALCGFANLSSIAILLGGIGVMAPSRRQEIANLGLKAILAGSLSNFLSAAIAGFFIAFS, encoded by the coding sequence ATGAACGCTTTAATAAGTCTGCTTGGCATGGTGGTTCTCATCGGAATCGCTCTTCTTTTTTCCAGTAATCGCAAAGCAATAAAACTTCGAACCGTAAGTGTGGCTTTTGGACTCCAGTTTTGCATCGGCGGTGTGGTGCTTTTCTGGGATAAGGGCAAGCAGGCATTGGAGGCGATCGCATTCGGGGTTCAGCAGGTGATCAACTATTCTCAGGATGGTTTGGACTTTCTTTTGGGCGGTTTGGTCAGCGATAAAATGTTCGAGCTTTTTGGCGGATTAGGGTTTATTTTCGCATTCCGGGTTCTTCCTGTCATCATTTTCTTTTCATCCCTGATCGCGGTACTTTACCACCTGAAAATCATGCAGATTGTGATAAAGATTCTTGGCGGAGCACTTCAAAAGATGTTGGGGACAAGTCGAGCTGAAAGCATGTCTGCAGCAGCCAATATTTTTGTTGGCCAAACAGAGGCACCTTTGGTCGTTCGTCCTTACATCGCGAATATGACTCGCTCGGAACTTTTTGCAATTATGTGCGGTGGTGTGGCTTCCATAGCTGGATCGGTTCTAGCTGGTTTTGCCAACATGGGTGTGGAATTGAAATACCTTATTGCTGCCTGCTTTATGGCAGCACCGGGTGGACTCCTGTTCGCTAAACTCCTGATCCCCGAAACGGAAACACCGAATGATGCGGTACTCCCGTCTGTCTCTGAAGATCTTCCTGCCAATGTGTTTGATGCCGCTGCAACTGGCGCTTCAAGTGGACTCAAGTTGGCGGCCAACGTGGGGGCTATGCTTCTGGCCTTCATCGCACTGATTGCCTTGGTAAATGGTATGGTTGGTGGAGTTGCCAATTGGTTTGGTTACCCGGACCTGACCTTGCAAATAATCCTGGGAACCGTTTTCGCACCGCTCGCCTGGGTTATTGGTGTTCCTTGGCCGGAAGCCTTCCATGCCGGAAGTTTTATAGGCCAAAAAATCATTTTAAATGAATTCGTTGCCTACGGAGATTTTGTCCAGGTTCAGGAAACTTTGTTACCTCGCACCAAGGTCATCGTGACCTTCGCGCTTTGCGGTTTCGCCAACCTCTCTTCAATTGCTATACTTCTTGGAGGAATTGGTGTTATGGCTCCAAGCCGTCGACAAGAAATTGCCAACCTCGGATTGAAAGCTATCCTGGCAGGTTCATTGTCCAACTTTTTGAGTGCTGCCATTGCTGGATTCTTTATCGCGTTTTCGTGA